The following coding sequences lie in one Hippopotamus amphibius kiboko isolate mHipAmp2 chromosome 17, mHipAmp2.hap2, whole genome shotgun sequence genomic window:
- the LOC130839571 gene encoding proline-rich protein 36-like has protein sequence MVFKVLPSREPGTNPDTAPPLPRGVPSCPAPGLLQRWGRLPPFRGPDPELLSPVFSGALPYQRLASQPITRARSLTFSPPSSQCPAGLSARPLPGQSNQRPTLADLTPISLPSANPRAPCSCPPSQPWALKSAGEWAQGGPSTLTAWPIGDSAWPQRQPINMERGAAAERSGPNIPPPSSPLLSPSLRAAVHSPPPFPSFSLRHPSTSRALSSPRGPSPAVRGAAAAAASSKLGGRKEERRKEGELERLPRGSR, from the exons ATGGTCTTCAAGGTCCTTCCCAGCCGAGAGCCTGGTACCAA CCCGGACACGGCTCCGCCCCTGCCCAGGGGCGTCCCGTCGTGCCCTGCGCCGGGGCTTCTACAGAGGTGGGGGCGCCTCCCGCCTTTCCGCGGTCCCGACCCCGAACTCCTCTCCCCAGTTTTTTCGGGTGCCCTACCCTATCAACGTCTAGCATCCCAGCCAATCACGCGGGCCCGGAGTCTTACCTTCAGTCCACCCTCCTCCCAGTGCCCAGCCGGCCTGAGCGCAAGGCCTTTACCAGGCCAATCCAATCAGCGGCCGACTTTGGCCGACCTCACCCCAATCTCCCTCCCCTCAGCCAATCCGCGAGCCCCATGCTCCTGCCCGCCCAGCCAACCCTGGGCCTTGAAATCAGCGGGCGAATGGGCGCAGGGCGGCCCTTCAACGCTAACCGCCTGGCCAATTGGGGATTCCGCGTGGCCACAGCGGCAGCCAATCAACATGGAGCGCGGTGCCGCCGCGGAGAGGTCCGGCCCGAATATCCCTccgccttcctctcccctcctctctccctccctgcgaGCTGCCGTTCACTCACcgcctcccttcccttctttctccctccgCCACCCGAGCACCAGCCGCGCTCTGAGCAGCCCCCGGGGTCCCTCCCCCGCCGTCAGAGGAgcagctgccgccgccgccagcAGCAAAttaggagggaggaaggaggaaaggaggaaggaaggggagctgGAGCGACTACCAAGAGGGAGCCGGTGA